One Stenotrophomonas oahuensis genomic region harbors:
- the mntP gene encoding manganese efflux pump MntP yields the protein MSPVSMLLIGFAMSTDAFAAAIGKGAAMRRPRFVDALRAGLIFGVIEAVTPVIGWLLGRAASSYVEAFDHWIAFVLLGALGVHMIINGVKPEGDDADEDPDKHHGFWHLAMTGFATSIDAMAVGVGLAFLNVHIGVMAAVIGLCTLVMVTTGIMLGRALGQLVGKRAEIVGGVILILVGSTILYEHLSAAGG from the coding sequence ATGTCCCCCGTTTCGATGTTGTTGATCGGCTTTGCCATGTCCACCGATGCCTTCGCTGCGGCGATCGGCAAAGGCGCGGCCATGCGCAGGCCGCGGTTCGTCGACGCCCTGCGCGCCGGCCTGATCTTTGGCGTGATCGAGGCGGTCACCCCGGTGATCGGCTGGTTGCTGGGCCGTGCGGCGTCGTCCTACGTGGAAGCGTTCGACCACTGGATTGCCTTCGTGCTGCTGGGTGCGCTGGGTGTCCACATGATCATCAACGGGGTGAAACCCGAGGGAGACGACGCCGACGAAGACCCGGACAAGCACCACGGCTTCTGGCACCTGGCGATGACCGGCTTCGCCACCAGCATCGACGCAATGGCGGTCGGCGTGGGCCTGGCCTTCCTGAACGTGCATATCGGGGTGATGGCGGCGGTGATCGGGCTGTGCACGCTGGTCATGGTCACCACCGGGATCATGCTCGGCCGGGCGCTGGGCCAGCTGGTCGGCAAGCGCGCCGAGATCGTCGGTGGCGTGATTCTGATCCTCGTCGGATCAACCATTCTGTATGAACATCTGAGCGCCGCAGGCGGCTAA
- a CDS encoding hybrid sensor histidine kinase/response regulator — translation MVSSWILLLVSVAYAALLFGVAWWGDRRPMYPDRPWLRPVVYSLALAVYCSSWTFYGAVGTAVRNGIGYLPIYLGPLLMLLFGWRIIERLALIARSQNVVSIADFISSRFGRSRRLAALVAGIALIGIVPYLALQYKAVAMSLEVLTGHHGPTGYFEDPALYVALLMALFATLFGTRQIDATEHHHGMMLAIAFESMIKLIAMVAVGLFAFLWLNDRGEAVVRGAHTLFTGLPPVGFISQTLLGFLAIICLPRQFHVAVVECADVGDVRRARWMFGGYLIIISAMVIPIATAGVSLFGNGGTVADDSMVLALPLAEGRRLLALVAYVGGFSAATGMVIVTSIALATMVSNDLVMPVLLRRSGDHREAAEVASRVLWIRRLAILMLAFAAYSYYRGSSNDSTLASYGLMAFAAVAQFAPGLIGGLYWRGASRRGVEAGIVLGFGTWIYTLLLPALTHAGWTDPAWLTAGPFGLTWLQPQRLFGMSGWDPLTHGTFWSLLINVAAMVLGSVRWRPGVDERLRAAPFLDPYAERPSVAGAWPGHVHVGDLLALASRVVGERHARRAFFEQAQSMDRDLQASAPADRAWVQFTERLLAASIGAASARLLLTSLLRGSGMDLGEVVAVLDEAGQELRFNREILSTTLENISAGVSVVDPEMRLTAWNRRYQQMFGYPDGMLYVGRPVADLIRYNAERGELGEGDIELQINRRIGYMRAGSPHIFERTRSDGKVIEMRGQALPGGGYVTSYNDITDYKHAEKALLEANETLEQRVAERSHEAEVAQQSKTRFLAAISHDVLQPLNAARLFASALRDSHHNNDEQRHLAERVDASLRAAEELLDGLLDVSRLEAGGLHPVVGEFDVSLLMRELAAQYSPVAAGRGLRLDLFARPAWVRSDRRLLRRVLQNFLANALRYTRQGRIVMAVRHRGDSIELQVWDTGPGIPEHHMQQIFDEFHRYQQPFDWGEQGLGLGLSICQRISRLLDHQLNARSRVGSGSMFSILLPRAPTPQLPAPAPAAAERPQRTDSLAGMRVLCVDNDQEILDGMRALLGRWQVDVITASTVDQALDQVTSSPDVMLVDYHLHDRLDGLDALVALREKAGRDIPGALLTADGRDELKRMARERGYRLLTKPIKPASLRAFLTAHSRLAG, via the coding sequence CCCGGATCGCCCGTGGCTGCGCCCGGTGGTCTACAGCCTGGCGTTGGCGGTGTACTGCTCGTCGTGGACCTTCTACGGTGCGGTCGGCACGGCGGTGCGCAACGGCATTGGCTACCTGCCGATCTACCTCGGCCCGCTGCTGATGCTGCTGTTCGGCTGGCGCATCATCGAGCGCCTGGCGCTGATCGCGCGCAGCCAGAACGTGGTCTCCATCGCCGACTTCATCTCCTCGCGCTTCGGCCGTTCGCGGCGGCTGGCCGCGCTGGTCGCCGGCATCGCGCTGATCGGCATCGTGCCGTACCTGGCGCTGCAGTACAAAGCGGTGGCGATGAGCCTGGAAGTGCTGACCGGGCACCACGGTCCCACCGGCTATTTCGAAGACCCGGCGTTGTATGTGGCGCTGCTGATGGCGCTGTTCGCTACTTTGTTCGGCACCCGCCAGATCGATGCCACCGAGCACCACCACGGCATGATGCTGGCCATTGCCTTCGAGTCGATGATCAAGCTGATCGCGATGGTGGCGGTGGGACTGTTTGCCTTCCTCTGGCTCAATGACCGTGGCGAAGCAGTGGTGCGCGGCGCGCATACGCTGTTCACCGGCCTGCCCCCGGTCGGCTTTATCTCGCAGACTCTGCTGGGCTTTCTGGCCATCATCTGCCTGCCACGCCAGTTTCACGTGGCGGTGGTGGAGTGCGCCGATGTCGGCGATGTGCGGCGTGCGCGTTGGATGTTCGGCGGCTACCTGATCATCATCTCCGCGATGGTGATTCCCATCGCCACCGCCGGCGTCTCGCTGTTTGGCAACGGTGGTACGGTCGCCGACGACAGCATGGTGCTGGCCCTGCCCTTGGCCGAAGGCCGCCGCCTGCTGGCGCTGGTGGCCTATGTGGGCGGTTTCTCGGCGGCGACCGGCATGGTCATCGTCACTTCCATCGCCCTGGCCACCATGGTCAGCAACGACCTGGTGATGCCGGTGCTGCTGCGCCGCAGTGGCGACCACCGCGAAGCGGCGGAGGTCGCCTCGCGGGTGTTGTGGATCCGCCGCCTGGCGATTCTGATGCTGGCCTTCGCGGCCTACAGCTACTACCGCGGCAGCAGCAATGACAGCACCCTGGCCTCCTATGGGCTGATGGCCTTTGCCGCCGTGGCGCAGTTCGCGCCGGGCCTGATCGGCGGGCTGTACTGGCGCGGGGCCAGCCGTCGCGGTGTGGAAGCCGGCATCGTGCTGGGCTTCGGCACCTGGATCTATACCCTGCTGCTGCCGGCGCTGACCCATGCCGGCTGGACCGACCCGGCCTGGCTCACCGCCGGTCCCTTCGGCCTGACCTGGCTGCAGCCGCAGCGCCTGTTCGGCATGAGCGGCTGGGACCCGCTGACCCACGGTACGTTCTGGTCATTGCTGATCAACGTCGCGGCGATGGTGCTGGGTTCGGTGCGCTGGCGCCCGGGTGTCGATGAACGCCTGCGCGCCGCGCCGTTCCTCGACCCCTATGCCGAACGTCCGTCGGTGGCCGGTGCCTGGCCTGGCCATGTGCACGTGGGGGACCTGCTGGCGCTGGCCTCGCGGGTGGTGGGCGAGCGCCACGCCCGGCGCGCCTTCTTCGAACAGGCGCAGTCGATGGACCGCGACCTGCAGGCCTCGGCACCAGCAGACCGCGCCTGGGTGCAGTTCACCGAACGCCTGCTGGCCGCATCGATTGGCGCAGCATCGGCACGTCTGCTGCTGACCAGCCTGTTGCGCGGCTCGGGCATGGACCTGGGCGAAGTGGTCGCGGTGCTGGACGAAGCCGGACAGGAGCTGCGCTTCAATCGCGAGATTCTCTCCACCACGCTGGAGAACATCAGCGCCGGGGTCAGCGTGGTTGACCCGGAAATGCGGCTGACGGCCTGGAACCGGCGCTACCAGCAGATGTTCGGCTACCCCGACGGCATGCTGTACGTGGGCCGGCCGGTGGCCGACCTGATCCGCTACAACGCCGAGCGTGGCGAGCTGGGCGAGGGCGACATCGAACTGCAGATCAACCGCCGCATCGGCTACATGCGGGCCGGTTCGCCGCACATCTTCGAGCGCACCCGCAGCGACGGCAAGGTCATCGAAATGCGCGGCCAGGCGCTGCCGGGCGGTGGCTATGTGACCAGCTACAACGACATCACCGACTACAAGCACGCCGAAAAAGCCCTGCTGGAAGCCAACGAGACGTTGGAACAGCGTGTCGCCGAACGCTCGCATGAAGCCGAAGTCGCCCAGCAGTCCAAGACCCGGTTCCTTGCGGCGATCAGCCATGACGTGCTGCAGCCACTCAACGCGGCGCGACTGTTTGCCTCGGCATTGCGCGACAGCCACCACAACAACGACGAGCAGCGCCACCTGGCCGAGCGCGTGGACGCGTCACTGCGCGCAGCCGAGGAACTGCTGGACGGGCTGCTGGACGTGTCGCGCCTGGAAGCCGGTGGCCTGCATCCGGTGGTGGGGGAGTTTGATGTCAGCCTGCTGATGCGCGAATTGGCGGCGCAGTATTCGCCGGTCGCCGCCGGACGTGGCCTGCGCCTGGACCTGTTCGCGCGCCCGGCCTGGGTACGCAGTGATCGCCGCCTGCTGCGCCGTGTGCTGCAGAATTTCCTCGCCAATGCGCTACGCTATACCCGCCAGGGCCGCATCGTCATGGCCGTGCGGCACCGCGGTGACAGCATCGAGCTGCAGGTCTGGGACACCGGCCCGGGCATCCCCGAACACCACATGCAGCAGATTTTCGACGAGTTCCATCGCTACCAGCAGCCCTTCGACTGGGGCGAACAGGGGTTGGGGCTGGGGTTGTCGATCTGCCAGCGCATCTCGCGTCTGCTCGATCACCAGCTCAACGCCCGCAGCCGGGTCGGCAGTGGCAGCATGTTCTCGATCCTGCTGCCACGTGCACCCACCCCGCAGTTGCCGGCCCCAGCGCCGGCCGCCGCAGAGCGCCCGCAGCGTACCGATTCGCTGGCCGGCATGCGCGTGTTGTGCGTCGACAACGACCAGGAAATTCTGGACGGCATGCGCGCGCTGCTCGGGCGCTGGCAGGTTGACGTGATTACCGCCAGCACCGTTGACCAGGCGCTCGATCAGGTGACGTCCTCGCCGGACGTGATGCTGGTGGACTATCACCTGCATGATCGTCTGGACGGCCTGGACGCACTGGTGGCGTTGCGTGAGAAGGCCGGGCGCGACATTCCTGGCGCGTTGCTCACCGCCGACGGTCGCGATGAACTCAAGCGGATGGCCCGCGAGCGCGGCTACCGGCTGCTGACCAAGCCGATCAAGCCCGCGTCGCTGCGGGCGTTCCTCACCGCCCATTCGCGACTGGCCGGCTGA